One genomic segment of Buchnera aphidicola (Chaitoregma tattakana) includes these proteins:
- the ftsZ gene encoding cell division protein FtsZ, which yields MFENLDSIKEAVIKVMGVGGGGGNAIEHMIKEKIAGVEFFAVNTDSQALKKIEVEQTIQIGKNITRGLGAGSNPEIGKSSAKEDKESLKTAIEGADMIFIAAGMGGGTGTGAAPIIAEISKNMGILTVAVVTKPFSFEGKKKMLYAEQGIMELSKNVDSLITIPNDKLLKVLTRGISLLDAFRAANNVLNGAVQGIAELITKPGLMNVDFADVRTVMSEMGYAIMGTGVSSGDNRAEEAAEMAVSSPLLEDIDLSGARGVLVNITAGLDLKLEEFEIVGNTIRNFSSENATVVIGTSLDDDMQEELRVTIVATGISPEKIYNINNTKKKTFEKNQLKYQKQYLQKKKESNKVITEINSRNEDYIKKNKKMDYLDIPTFLRNHNKNKI from the coding sequence ATGTTCGAAAATTTAGATTCTATTAAAGAAGCTGTCATAAAAGTTATGGGAGTAGGCGGGGGAGGTGGAAATGCTATAGAACATATGATTAAGGAAAAAATTGCAGGAGTAGAATTTTTTGCTGTTAATACTGATTCACAAGCACTAAAAAAAATAGAGGTTGAACAAACAATACAAATAGGAAAAAACATAACTAGAGGTTTAGGAGCTGGATCTAATCCAGAAATTGGTAAAAGTTCAGCAAAAGAGGATAAAGAATCTTTAAAAACAGCTATAGAAGGAGCTGATATGATTTTTATAGCTGCCGGCATGGGAGGAGGGACCGGGACTGGAGCGGCTCCTATAATAGCTGAAATCTCAAAAAATATGGGTATATTGACTGTAGCAGTGGTAACCAAACCATTCAGTTTTGAAGGTAAAAAAAAAATGTTATATGCAGAGCAGGGAATCATGGAGCTGTCTAAAAATGTAGATTCACTGATAACAATACCTAATGACAAATTGCTTAAAGTATTAACAAGAGGAATTTCACTATTAGATGCATTTAGAGCAGCAAATAATGTTCTAAATGGGGCTGTACAAGGAATAGCTGAACTTATAACTAAACCAGGGCTTATGAATGTAGATTTTGCAGATGTTAGAACAGTTATGTCAGAAATGGGATATGCTATTATGGGGACTGGAGTATCTTCCGGTGATAATAGAGCTGAAGAGGCGGCTGAAATGGCAGTTTCTAGTCCTTTATTAGAAGATATAGATTTATCTGGAGCAAGAGGAGTTCTAGTAAACATAACAGCTGGATTAGATTTAAAATTAGAAGAATTTGAAATAGTAGGTAATACAATTAGAAATTTTTCTTCAGAAAACGCAACTGTAGTAATAGGAACATCATTAGATGATGATATGCAAGAAGAGCTAAGAGTGACAATAGTTGCTACAGGAATATCTCCAGAAAAAATTTATAATATAAATAACACTAAAAAAAAAACTTTTGAAAAAAATCAATTAAAATATCAAAAACAATATTTGCAAAAAAAGAAAGAAAGTAATAAAGTAATAACAGAAATTAATTCAAGAAATGAAGATTATATAAAAAAAAATAAAAAAATGGATTATTTAGACATACCAACATTTTTAAGAAATCATAATAAAAACAAAATATAA
- the dapD gene encoding 2,3,4,5-tetrahydropyridine-2,6-dicarboxylate N-succinyltransferase, which produces MQKIKEIIENAFSKKKDINLKEKNKELINSINKIIKMLDNGEIRVAEKKNTSWKNNEWIKKAILLKFILSKNKIIHSLETTYYDKIKLKYTDYHDEQFEKEKVRVVPQATVRYGAYINKNSVLMPCYINIGAYIGKNTMIDTWATIGSCAQIGNNVHISGGVGIGGVLEPIQSKPTIIEDNCFIGARSEIVEGVIIEEGSVISMGVYIGQSTKIYNRNTGEITYGKIPKGSVVVPGSIPSKDKKHNLYCAVIVKNVDKNTLKKTKINKILRNL; this is translated from the coding sequence ATGCAAAAAATAAAAGAAATTATAGAAAATGCATTTAGTAAAAAGAAAGATATAAATTTAAAAGAAAAAAATAAAGAACTAATAAATTCCATAAACAAAATAATAAAAATGTTAGATAATGGAGAAATTAGAGTTGCTGAAAAAAAAAATACATCATGGAAAAATAATGAATGGATAAAAAAAGCAATATTATTAAAGTTTATATTATCTAAAAATAAAATTATACATAGTTTAGAAACTACATATTATGACAAAATAAAATTAAAATATACAGATTATCACGATGAACAATTTGAAAAAGAAAAAGTCCGAGTAGTTCCACAAGCTACTGTAAGATATGGTGCTTATATAAATAAAAATAGTGTTTTAATGCCTTGTTATATAAACATAGGAGCGTATATAGGAAAAAACACAATGATAGACACATGGGCTACAATTGGATCATGTGCGCAAATAGGAAACAATGTACATATATCTGGAGGAGTAGGAATAGGAGGAGTTTTAGAGCCTATACAATCAAAACCTACTATTATAGAAGATAATTGTTTTATAGGAGCACGATCAGAAATTGTTGAAGGAGTAATTATAGAAGAAGGATCAGTAATTTCTATGGGTGTATATATCGGGCAAAGTACTAAAATATATAATAGAAATACTGGAGAAATAACATATGGAAAAATTCCTAAAGGATCTGTTGTAGTACCGGGATCTATACCTTCAAAAGACAAAAAACATAATTTATATTGTGCTGTTATTGTAAAAAATGTAGATAAAAACACATTAAAAAAAACTAAAATTAATAAAATATTAAGAAATTTATAA
- the erpA gene encoding iron-sulfur cluster insertion protein ErpA: protein MKNIKFTKKSIKKISQITNKKLYFRIYIIGGGCNGFKYEFKIEKKKKNDDIVIAKHNINIIIDCISIQYLQNGKIDYLENLDGSKFIVKNPNAKTTCSCGISFSI, encoded by the coding sequence ATGAAAAACATTAAATTTACAAAAAAATCTATAAAAAAAATTTCACAAATTACTAATAAAAAATTATATTTTAGAATATATATAATAGGAGGTGGATGCAATGGATTTAAGTATGAGTTTAAAATAGAAAAAAAAAAAAAAAACGATGATATAGTTATAGCAAAGCATAATATAAATATAATAATAGACTGTATTAGTATACAGTATCTACAAAATGGAAAGATAGATTATTTAGAAAACTTAGATGGATCAAAATTCATAGTAAAGAATCCTAATGCTAAAACTACATGCAGTTGTGGAATTTCATTTAGTATATAA
- the map gene encoding type I methionyl aminopeptidase: MEKIQIKDKEAIEKMEAAGKLTSEVLEMIELYIFPGITTEKIDKICHDYIIYEQKAIPACLGYKGFPKSTCISINNTVCHGIPNSTKLQDGDIVNVDVSVIKNGYHGDASKMFMVGSVNERNKKLCEATKNSLYIALKLIKPGIKISILGSSIQNYIFKKKLSIVEEYCGHGIGRKFHEEPQILHYKNEHQKTILKPGMTFTIEPMINLGKKEVYCCSDGWTIKTKDQSYSAQYEHTVLVTNNGCNILTIQKEENINKILINNK, from the coding sequence ATGGAAAAAATACAAATAAAAGATAAAGAAGCAATAGAAAAAATGGAAGCTGCTGGGAAATTAACTTCAGAAGTATTAGAAATGATAGAACTTTACATATTTCCTGGAATAACAACTGAAAAAATAGATAAAATATGCCATGATTATATAATATATGAGCAAAAAGCAATACCAGCTTGTCTTGGATATAAAGGTTTCCCTAAATCTACCTGTATCTCCATAAATAACACAGTATGTCATGGAATACCAAACAGCACTAAACTGCAAGACGGAGATATAGTAAACGTCGACGTATCCGTTATAAAAAATGGATATCATGGGGATGCGTCGAAAATGTTTATGGTAGGATCTGTAAACGAAAGAAACAAAAAACTATGTGAAGCTACTAAAAATAGTTTATATATAGCTCTAAAATTAATAAAGCCAGGAATAAAAATTTCAATTTTAGGCTCTAGTATACAAAATTATATATTTAAAAAAAAACTTTCTATAGTAGAAGAATATTGTGGGCATGGTATAGGTAGGAAATTTCATGAAGAACCACAAATATTACATTACAAAAATGAACATCAAAAAACTATTTTAAAACCAGGTATGACATTTACTATAGAGCCTATGATAAATTTAGGAAAAAAAGAAGTATATTGTTGTTCAGATGGATGGACAATTAAAACAAAAGACCAAAGTTACTCAGCTCAATATGAGCACACTGTATTAGTTACAAATAATGGATGCAATATTTTAACAATACAAAAAGAAGAAAATATAAACAAAATATTAATAAATAATAAATAA
- the ilvB gene encoding biosynthetic-type acetolactate synthase large subunit, whose translation MLGADIVVNALIEQKTEYIFGYPGGAVLDIYDSIKRIGKIKHILVRHEQAATHMADGYARATGKIGVVLVTSGPGATNAITGIATAYMDSIPMIIISGQVDSSLIGYDAFQECDMIGISRPIVKHSFLIKNTIEIPEIFKKSFYISSNGRKGPVVIDIPKNILSNNIKRKTINIYKKNNITEKKPKNIDIEKIKKISKEIMHSKRPMVFVGGGAVSSGCSKHLLILLEKFNFPVTTSLMGLGLISGRHVQCLGMLGMHGTYEANMAMHNSDIILAIGVRFDDRTTNNINKYCPYSKIIHIDIDPTSISKTVRSNISVIGDAKKIIKKIIKILQKKRYKNNIKKWWQKIQSWRKINSLKYENVSTKIKPQYVIETLWKVTRGNAYITSDVGQHQMFTALHYSFEHPRDWINSGGLGTMGFGFPAALGVKLAFPERNVICITGDGSIQMNIQELSTAKQYNIPILIISLNNSVLGMVKQWQDINYSSRYSQSYMKSLPNFSKLAKSYGHIGIEIFKKKELYKTIKYALEKTKLKKLVFLDIKIDSSEHVYPMQIKGQGMNKMILEKKTEKL comes from the coding sequence ATGTTAGGAGCTGATATAGTAGTAAATGCTTTAATTGAACAAAAAACTGAATATATATTTGGATATCCAGGAGGAGCAGTTCTTGATATATATGATTCCATTAAAAGAATTGGAAAAATAAAACATATATTAGTGAGACATGAACAAGCAGCAACACATATGGCTGACGGATATGCTAGAGCCACTGGAAAAATAGGTGTAGTTTTAGTAACATCAGGGCCGGGAGCTACAAATGCTATTACCGGAATAGCTACTGCATATATGGATTCTATACCAATGATAATAATATCAGGTCAGGTAGATTCTTCACTAATAGGGTATGATGCTTTTCAAGAATGCGACATGATCGGAATATCTAGACCAATAGTTAAGCATAGTTTTTTAATAAAAAATACTATAGAAATTCCGGAAATATTTAAAAAATCTTTTTATATATCATCTAATGGAAGAAAAGGTCCTGTAGTAATAGATATTCCAAAAAACATATTGTCTAATAATATAAAAAGAAAAACAATTAATATATACAAAAAAAATAATATAACAGAAAAAAAACCTAAAAATATAGATATAGAAAAAATAAAAAAAATCTCAAAAGAAATAATGCATTCTAAAAGACCTATGGTGTTTGTAGGAGGAGGCGCTGTTTCTTCTGGATGTAGTAAACACTTATTAATATTGTTAGAAAAATTTAATTTTCCTGTAACTACATCTCTTATGGGGCTAGGATTAATATCAGGAAGGCATGTACAATGCCTCGGAATGCTTGGTATGCATGGAACTTACGAAGCAAATATGGCAATGCACAATTCTGATATAATATTAGCTATAGGAGTAAGATTTGATGATAGAACTACTAATAATATTAATAAATATTGCCCTTATTCAAAAATTATTCATATAGATATAGATCCAACTTCAATATCCAAGACTGTACGATCTAATATATCTGTTATTGGAGATGCTAAGAAAATAATAAAAAAAATTATAAAAATTTTACAAAAAAAAAGATATAAAAACAATATAAAAAAATGGTGGCAAAAAATACAATCATGGCGGAAAATAAATAGTTTAAAATATGAAAATGTTTCTACAAAAATTAAACCACAATATGTAATAGAAACATTATGGAAGGTTACTAGAGGAAATGCATATATAACATCTGATGTAGGGCAACATCAAATGTTCACCGCTTTACATTATTCTTTTGAACATCCTAGAGATTGGATAAATTCTGGGGGTTTAGGAACAATGGGTTTTGGTTTTCCTGCAGCATTAGGGGTAAAATTAGCTTTCCCTGAAAGGAATGTAATATGTATTACAGGAGATGGAAGTATTCAAATGAATATACAAGAACTTTCTACTGCAAAACAATATAATATACCTATTTTAATAATAAGTTTAAATAATAGTGTATTGGGCATGGTAAAACAATGGCAAGATATAAACTATTCTAGTAGATATTCTCAATCATATATGAAGTCATTACCAAACTTTTCAAAATTAGCAAAATCATATGGTCATATAGGAATAGAAATATTTAAAAAAAAAGAATTATATAAAACAATAAAATATGCTTTAGAAAAAACAAAACTAAAAAAATTAGTATTTTTAGACATAAAAATAGATTCTTCTGAACATGTATATCCTATGCAAATTAAAGGGCAGGGAATGAATAAGATGATTTTGGAAAAAAAAACGGAAAAATTATGA
- the lpdA gene encoding dihydrolipoyl dehydrogenase, which translates to MMKELHTNTVVIGGGPAGYSAAFRLSDLGIDTVLIEKNNVLGGVCLHNGCIPSKYLLHIANVIEEAKRLKEFGIKIDIKKINFFKMMLEKNKIINKLNNGLEHSSKHKKVSILYGSASFESDNSIIIDNCKNDNSIYTRVFFKHAVISSGSSPILIPNIPYTNPRVWDSTDALNFLNLPKKMLIIGSGVIGMEIASIYSSFGSEIDVVERSKVFFSTLDNDISNIFKNSFSSRFRLLLGTTITKISETNDGLLVSLTGLKNFNRKILYDVVLVAAGRKANIESLKLENVSIDVDTFGHIKVDDKLCTNIKNIYAIGDVVGNPMLAHKGSYQGKLVAEIIFGKNVFYDPKVIPYIIYSIPEVAWVGTLEMDAIKNDIDYKVSKFPWSFSGRSCASRNKLGLTKLIFDKSSNRIIGGAVIGVGASEILGEISLAIEMCCDAEDISLTMHAHPTLYETISITSEIFQDKCIDI; encoded by the coding sequence ATTATGAAAGAATTACATACAAATACTGTTGTGATAGGCGGGGGTCCGGCTGGATATTCTGCTGCTTTTAGATTATCAGATTTAGGAATAGATACTGTTTTAATTGAAAAAAATAATGTATTAGGAGGAGTTTGTTTACATAATGGATGTATTCCGTCAAAATATTTATTACATATTGCAAATGTAATAGAAGAAGCAAAAAGGTTGAAAGAGTTTGGAATTAAAATAGATATTAAAAAAATTAATTTTTTTAAGATGATGTTAGAAAAAAATAAAATAATAAATAAATTAAATAATGGACTTGAACATTCTTCTAAACATAAAAAAGTTTCTATATTATATGGCTCTGCTAGTTTTGAAAGTGATAATAGTATTATTATAGACAATTGTAAAAATGATAATAGTATTTACACTAGGGTATTTTTTAAACATGCAGTTATATCTTCTGGTTCTTCCCCTATTTTGATTCCTAATATTCCATATACAAATCCAAGAGTTTGGGATTCTACTGATGCATTAAATTTTTTAAATCTACCTAAAAAAATGTTAATAATTGGATCTGGTGTTATAGGTATGGAAATAGCTTCCATTTATAGTTCTTTTGGATCAGAAATAGATGTTGTCGAAAGATCTAAAGTTTTTTTTTCTACTCTAGATAATGATATTTCTAATATTTTTAAAAATTCTTTTAGTAGTAGATTCAGATTACTTTTAGGTACTACTATTACCAAAATTTCTGAGACAAACGATGGATTGTTAGTAAGTTTAACAGGATTAAAAAATTTTAATAGAAAAATTTTGTATGATGTGGTATTGGTTGCAGCTGGAAGAAAAGCTAACATTGAAAGTTTGAAATTAGAAAATGTTTCTATAGATGTTGATACATTTGGTCATATTAAAGTTGATGATAAGCTATGTACTAATATAAAAAATATTTATGCTATAGGAGATGTAGTAGGCAATCCTATGTTAGCACATAAAGGATCTTATCAAGGTAAATTGGTTGCAGAAATAATATTCGGTAAAAATGTTTTTTATGATCCTAAAGTAATACCTTATATTATATATTCTATCCCGGAAGTAGCTTGGGTAGGAACTTTAGAAATGGATGCAATTAAGAACGATATAGATTATAAAGTTTCTAAATTTCCATGGTCTTTTTCTGGAAGATCCTGTGCATCTAGAAATAAATTGGGGCTAACAAAATTAATATTTGATAAAAGCTCCAATAGAATTATAGGGGGGGCAGTAATAGGAGTGGGAGCTAGTGAAATTCTAGGAGAGATTAGTTTAGCTATAGAAATGTGTTGTGACGCTGAAGATATTTCTTTAACTATGCATGCACATCCAACTTTATATGAGACTATATCTATTACTTCAGAAATTTTTCAAGATAAATGTATAGATATATAG
- a CDS encoding trypsin-like peptidase domain-containing protein, producing MFSLVNIKKFFIYFLFFSVSTFFLKPVSCCESHSYNIYHVSYPSLSNIIEKAMPSIVSIDAEGTKLFHKKKHEKTYYKNFKRSHKYKVNDDLEKRYFNSLGSGVIIDSKNGYVVTNSHVINDSYDIQVKLNDGRIFQSEVVGMDNNSDIAVIKLKDAKDLISMKFSDSDYVNVGDYVIALGNPYGLGNTATYGIVSAIGRSGLNIENYENFIQTDAAINKGSSGGALINLQGNLVGLNTAILSPKGGNIGIGFSIPSNMVKNLINQIIKYGKVQKKELGIIGVELNEEISNLINLKITKGIFVSEVVHNSLAEKFGIKSKDIIISMNDKLINNFLSFKAEIYSMPLDKEVKLKIIRSGEIKYFFIKMYDVDSCDSYNLGLYNKIPGLLISVSKKDSNNVLRIEHVKINSYAYKVGFRKNDIIVNINNNIIYDLTKLDYIVSKKNSLSIFCIKRDNNDIYIFIRF from the coding sequence ATGTTTAGTTTGGTTAATATAAAAAAATTTTTTATATATTTTTTATTTTTTAGTGTTTCTACTTTTTTTTTAAAGCCAGTAAGTTGTTGTGAATCACATAGTTATAACATTTATCATGTATCTTATCCTAGTTTATCTAACATTATTGAAAAAGCAATGCCGTCTATAGTTAGTATAGATGCAGAAGGAACTAAACTTTTTCACAAAAAAAAACATGAAAAGACATATTACAAAAATTTCAAAAGAAGTCATAAATATAAAGTTAACGATGACTTAGAAAAAAGATATTTTAATTCTTTAGGATCTGGAGTAATAATAGATTCTAAAAATGGTTATGTTGTTACAAATAGTCATGTAATTAATGATTCGTATGACATACAAGTAAAATTAAATGATGGAAGGATTTTTCAATCAGAAGTCGTGGGTATGGATAATAATTCTGATATTGCTGTAATAAAATTGAAGGACGCAAAAGATTTAATCTCTATGAAGTTTTCTGATTCTGATTATGTAAATGTTGGAGATTATGTTATAGCTTTGGGAAATCCATATGGGTTAGGTAATACAGCTACTTATGGTATTGTATCTGCGATAGGGCGAAGTGGATTGAACATTGAAAATTATGAAAATTTTATTCAGACTGACGCTGCTATTAATAAAGGAAGTTCTGGTGGAGCTTTAATAAATTTACAGGGTAATCTTGTTGGTTTAAACACTGCTATATTATCTCCTAAAGGAGGTAACATAGGTATAGGTTTTTCTATACCTTCTAACATGGTAAAAAATTTAATAAATCAAATAATAAAATATGGAAAAGTGCAAAAAAAAGAATTAGGAATAATAGGTGTGGAACTAAACGAAGAGATATCTAATTTAATAAATTTAAAAATTACAAAAGGTATATTTGTCAGTGAAGTGGTTCATAACTCTTTAGCAGAAAAGTTTGGAATTAAATCTAAAGATATAATTATTTCTATGAATGATAAGTTAATAAACAATTTTTTGTCTTTCAAGGCGGAAATTTATTCTATGCCTTTGGATAAAGAAGTGAAATTAAAAATAATTAGAAGTGGAGAAATTAAGTATTTTTTTATTAAAATGTATGATGTTGATTCTTGTGACTCATATAATCTTGGTTTATATAATAAAATACCTGGATTGCTAATATCTGTTAGTAAAAAAGATAGTAATAATGTTCTTAGAATAGAGCATGTTAAAATAAATAGTTACGCTTATAAAGTTGGATTTAGAAAAAATGATATAATAGTAAATATTAATAATAATATAATATATGATTTAACTAAATTAGACTATATAGTTTCTAAAAAGAATTCTTTGTCAATATTTTGCATAAAAAGAGATAATAATGATATATATATATTTATAAGATTTTAA
- the rsmH gene encoding 16S rRNA (cytosine(1402)-N(4))-methyltransferase RsmH translates to MKNYVKENNHIPVLLKEVIKFLKIKKNGIYIDCTFGTGGHSKQILKRIGKNGFLYSLDKDPSTIKYSKKIISKNFKFINDSFKNLFKYTKKFKINKKVDGILLDLGFSNNQIKNPNRGFSFMLDGPLDMRFNQKRGITAQTWINSSNANEIQNVIKKFGQEKFSKQISKNIVKYRKKKKIKSTLELSNIINKSIYKKNRKRNPSTKTFQAIRIHINKELKNIKKILEDSLKILSVTGRLLVISFNSLEDKIVKKFMKINSTKMFIPSKLPITNTEINILNKGRRLKIFKKIKPSNIEINKNVKSRSAILRIAELINC, encoded by the coding sequence ATGAAAAATTATGTAAAAGAAAACAATCATATTCCAGTACTTTTAAAAGAAGTAATAAAATTTTTAAAAATTAAAAAAAATGGAATATATATAGATTGTACATTTGGTACGGGAGGACACTCGAAACAAATTTTAAAAAGAATAGGAAAAAATGGCTTTTTATATTCCTTAGATAAAGATCCATCAACTATAAAATATTCTAAAAAAATAATAAGCAAAAATTTTAAGTTTATAAATGACTCCTTCAAAAATTTGTTTAAATATACGAAAAAATTTAAAATTAATAAAAAAGTAGACGGAATTTTATTAGACTTAGGATTTTCTAATAATCAAATAAAAAATCCAAATAGAGGATTTTCTTTTATGTTAGATGGTCCTTTAGATATGAGATTTAACCAAAAAAGAGGTATAACAGCACAAACTTGGATTAACAGCAGTAATGCTAATGAAATTCAAAATGTAATAAAAAAATTTGGACAAGAAAAATTTTCTAAACAAATATCTAAAAATATAGTTAAATATAGAAAAAAAAAAAAAATAAAAAGTACTTTAGAATTATCTAATATAATTAACAAAAGTATATATAAAAAAAATAGAAAGAGAAATCCATCTACTAAAACTTTTCAAGCTATAAGAATACATATAAACAAAGAATTAAAAAATATAAAAAAAATATTAGAAGATTCATTAAAAATATTATCTGTTACTGGAAGACTTTTAGTAATTAGTTTCAACTCTTTAGAAGACAAAATTGTAAAAAAATTTATGAAAATAAATAGTACAAAAATGTTTATACCAAGCAAACTACCTATAACAAATACAGAAATAAATATTTTAAATAAAGGAAGAAGATTAAAAATATTTAAAAAAATAAAACCTAGTAATATTGAAATAAATAAAAATGTAAAATCTAGAAGTGCAATACTTAGAATTGCAGAATTAATAAACTGTTAA
- the ftsA gene encoding cell division protein FtsA, translating into MEKTLVSSIEIGHNKIVTLIGKIYNNNIKIVGVGKIKSKGINKKGIYDLESINRCIKKSINKAEKMAQYKIQSAYLSISHKKIKCHNEIGIIPISGKEVKKKDIDNVIYSAKSIKINNEHVILHVIPQEYSIDKRTGIKNPIGLSGMRMKGRVHLITCHKEIYNNIKKSIEKCKIKVKELIFSGIASSEAVLTHEEKKLGVCMIDIGSHSIDLSVYYNGYTIYNHVIPYASSLVTNDIAYAFSISYKQAEKIKINYGCTTIPILEKINNNNVLDKKGNVIKNITIQSLIDVIEPRYIELLNIVKSKIIKIQKKIYKNTGKEVELKKGIVITGGGSKIKFLKHCAQKIFFTTVRIAKPKNVIDKYKNIYDPIYSTSIGVLKYVKKNSLFIKNSKNINFIKKIINKINSWIIK; encoded by the coding sequence ATGGAAAAAACATTAGTTTCAAGTATAGAAATAGGCCATAATAAAATAGTTACATTAATAGGAAAAATTTATAATAATAATATAAAAATAGTAGGAGTAGGAAAAATAAAATCTAAAGGAATAAATAAAAAAGGCATATATGATTTAGAGTCTATAAATAGATGTATAAAAAAGTCTATAAATAAAGCAGAAAAAATGGCACAATATAAAATACAGTCAGCATATCTATCTATATCGCATAAAAAAATAAAATGTCACAATGAAATTGGAATTATACCAATATCTGGGAAAGAAGTAAAAAAAAAAGATATAGACAATGTTATATATTCAGCAAAATCTATAAAAATAAATAATGAACATGTAATATTACATGTAATACCACAAGAATATTCTATAGATAAAAGAACAGGAATAAAAAATCCAATAGGTCTATCTGGAATGAGGATGAAAGGTCGAGTTCATTTGATAACATGTCATAAAGAAATATACAATAATATAAAAAAATCTATAGAAAAATGTAAAATAAAAGTAAAAGAACTAATATTTTCTGGTATAGCTTCTAGTGAAGCTGTTTTAACACATGAAGAAAAAAAACTTGGAGTATGCATGATAGACATAGGAAGTCATTCAATAGACCTTAGTGTATATTATAATGGATATACAATATATAATCATGTTATACCTTATGCAAGCTCACTTGTTACAAATGACATAGCATATGCATTTTCTATATCTTACAAACAAGCAGAGAAAATAAAAATAAATTATGGTTGCACTACCATACCAATATTAGAAAAAATAAATAATAACAACGTCTTAGATAAAAAAGGTAATGTAATAAAAAATATTACTATACAAAGTTTAATAGATGTTATAGAACCAAGATATATAGAATTGTTAAATATAGTAAAATCAAAAATTATTAAAATACAAAAAAAAATATATAAAAACACTGGAAAAGAAGTTGAACTAAAAAAAGGGATAGTTATTACAGGAGGTGGATCAAAAATAAAATTTTTAAAACATTGTGCACAAAAAATTTTTTTTACAACAGTAAGAATAGCAAAACCTAAAAATGTTATAGACAAATATAAAAACATATATGATCCCATTTATTCAACATCTATAGGTGTTCTAAAATATGTAAAAAAAAATAGTTTATTTATTAAAAACTCGAAAAATATAAATTTTATAAAAAAAATTATAAACAAAATAAATAGCTGGATAATAAAATAA
- the ilvN gene encoding acetolactate synthase small subunit, translated as MKKILYILLENQPGVLSRVIGLFSQRGYNIERLIAKPLKKNNKLSTVLIELSENINLNEQIKKQLYKLINVLNVKIIST; from the coding sequence ATGAAAAAAATATTATATATATTATTAGAAAATCAACCAGGAGTATTATCAAGAGTAATAGGATTATTTTCGCAAAGAGGATATAACATAGAAAGACTTATCGCTAAGCCCTTAAAAAAAAATAATAAACTCTCAACAGTTTTAATAGAGTTGTCTGAAAATATTAATTTAAATGAACAAATTAAAAAACAACTATACAAATTAATAAACGTACTAAATGTAAAAATAATATCTACATAA